In a single window of the Alphaproteobacteria bacterium LSUCC0684 genome:
- a CDS encoding AEC family transporter, which translates to MSDIFSTISAVLLLVFAGHILWRQKFVPVSFWDGLSKICYWILFPCLLFDLMSTLQLDAPFLLPFGLTILVGSTSVVFFGLFSGWLIGASGSTTSSLVQGGLRCNGFLMLAFVQGAFGMAALEIGALSVAILVPIANIVSVLVIFLLGDSKKDADLGQAIFTECARNPLIGAIILGGLVNVFAVPIPGFVNVSTELLGRSSLPMLLLCVGASIRIAGLGAHKMALFLAVLSKLIVLPSIMMIAGLFLGLEKQVLLVLVVLAAAPTAASSYTLAQQLGGDVPLMAEIITVQTLVSAIAIPGWVMAMTMLL; encoded by the coding sequence GTGAGTGACATTTTTTCAACAATCTCTGCTGTTTTGTTACTGGTATTCGCCGGGCATATACTTTGGCGCCAAAAATTTGTTCCTGTCTCTTTTTGGGATGGACTCTCAAAGATCTGCTATTGGATTTTGTTTCCATGTCTGCTCTTTGATTTGATGTCCACGCTTCAGTTGGATGCACCGTTTTTGCTGCCATTTGGTCTTACGATACTTGTGGGCTCGACTTCAGTGGTTTTCTTCGGACTTTTCTCGGGATGGCTGATTGGAGCAAGTGGGTCAACCACCTCATCGCTTGTTCAGGGTGGGTTGAGATGCAACGGTTTCTTGATGTTGGCATTTGTACAGGGTGCCTTTGGCATGGCTGCCCTTGAGATTGGTGCCCTGAGTGTTGCGATACTCGTTCCAATCGCCAATATCGTTTCCGTTCTGGTGATTTTCTTGTTGGGCGACAGTAAGAAGGACGCCGATCTTGGCCAGGCTATTTTTACTGAATGTGCCCGCAACCCCCTTATCGGGGCGATCATCCTCGGTGGGCTGGTCAATGTCTTTGCTGTTCCGATCCCGGGTTTTGTCAATGTATCAACCGAACTGCTCGGCCGATCTTCATTGCCCATGCTGTTGTTATGCGTGGGGGCATCAATCAGAATTGCCGGATTAGGGGCTCACAAGATGGCATTGTTTTTGGCAGTGTTGTCAAAGCTTATTGTCCTGCCATCCATCATGATGATCGCCGGCCTTTTCCTTGGTTTGGAAAAACAGGTTCTGCTCGTGCTGGTTGTTTTAGCGGCGGCCCCTACAGCCGCTTCATCCTACACGCTGGCACAGCAGCTTGGAGGAGATGTCCCGCTCATGGCTGAGATCATTACCGTACAGACGTTGGTGTCGGCTATCGCCATTCCAGGGTGGGTCATGGCAATGACCATGTTGCTGTAA
- a CDS encoding NAD(P)-dependent oxidoreductase, protein MKRRQERIGFIGLGTMGAPMAAHLIKTGWDLVVYDIDKTKCSYFEETTNCVIAQSPEEAMKLASRLITILPTSGHVEEVLFGDNGASAGIQSGDIVIEMSTGQIDQLERQAQQIQNLGAILIDAPVCLSPAEAATGNLISLVGGDTGDIERISDLLKALSQRVVHAGPIGYGLRLKLVNNYMSMINHVLTAEVLALAKAAGLDRPLTVDLLQNTAAGRGQLLTNFPKKVLRGDTAADFPINMGIKDLSMAMAMFSNMKGNAVFGPLARQIFDDAAKAGFGGKDCTAVLEYFDEKFSKETLENSNLE, encoded by the coding sequence ATGAAAAGGCGACAGGAGAGGATTGGCTTCATCGGGCTTGGCACAATGGGCGCGCCGATGGCGGCTCATCTCATCAAGACAGGATGGGATCTAGTTGTCTACGACATCGACAAGACAAAATGCAGTTACTTCGAAGAAACCACAAACTGTGTGATAGCCCAATCCCCAGAGGAAGCAATGAAACTTGCATCCCGCCTTATCACCATCCTACCGACCAGCGGGCATGTTGAAGAGGTGCTTTTTGGTGACAACGGTGCTTCTGCCGGAATCCAATCCGGAGACATTGTAATCGAAATGTCGACTGGCCAAATTGACCAGCTTGAACGGCAGGCGCAACAGATTCAGAACCTGGGTGCTATCCTCATTGACGCACCTGTCTGCCTTTCACCAGCCGAGGCTGCAACAGGCAATCTGATAAGTCTTGTCGGTGGCGATACGGGCGATATTGAACGTATCTCTGATCTGCTTAAGGCATTGTCACAACGTGTGGTTCACGCAGGACCCATCGGCTATGGTCTGCGGTTGAAACTGGTGAACAACTATATGAGCATGATCAATCATGTGTTAACCGCTGAGGTGCTTGCACTTGCTAAAGCAGCAGGGCTGGACCGTCCGTTAACCGTTGATCTATTGCAGAACACCGCAGCTGGACGCGGCCAGTTGTTGACCAATTTTCCGAAAAAGGTTCTGCGCGGGGACACCGCCGCCGACTTTCCGATCAACATGGGTATCAAGGATTTGTCCATGGCCATGGCCATGTTCAGCAACATGAAAGGCAATGCCGTCTTTGGACCACTCGCAAGGCAAATTTTTGATGACGCAGCAAAAGCTGGATTTGGCGGCAAGGATTGCACAGCCGTACTTGAATATTTTGATGAAAAATTTTCAAAAGAAACCCTTGAGAACTCCAATTTAGAATAA
- a CDS encoding transketolase family protein has translation MTESDKEIAKANALHLDDFTVKQQASQKSVPKYYGEALLAAARANRSILALTADLTAPTETDLVRDHLPDQFIMAGIAEANMVGVGAGLARAGFIPFVHSFSVFLSRRSFDQIAMQVAYPKTNVKLVGFMPGIDSLLGVSHQAIDDIALMRALPNMTVLEPANPADYADAVVAALAHDGPVYLRLYRATKQDLRPDNFPSLQIGKVRCLHQGSDAAIFATGLMIEQALQAARDLKQQGISISVIDCASIKPLDIGGVLNVIRQSKIIVTAENHTVVGGLGSAIAEVMADNNIARPFFRIGVQDCFAEGGSRDFLFEKYGLTADDITSKIKQAMAS, from the coding sequence ATGACTGAATCAGATAAAGAGATAGCAAAGGCTAATGCCCTGCATCTTGATGATTTCACTGTCAAACAGCAAGCAAGCCAGAAATCGGTTCCCAAATACTATGGCGAGGCACTGCTTGCCGCCGCACGAGCTAATAGATCAATTTTGGCGCTGACTGCTGACCTCACGGCACCGACAGAAACCGATTTAGTCCGCGATCATCTACCTGACCAATTTATCATGGCAGGAATCGCCGAAGCCAATATGGTTGGCGTCGGGGCTGGTCTTGCCCGGGCAGGTTTCATTCCGTTTGTGCATTCCTTTTCAGTTTTTTTGTCAAGACGCAGCTTCGATCAAATCGCGATGCAGGTTGCGTACCCCAAAACAAATGTAAAACTGGTCGGATTCATGCCCGGTATTGACTCGCTTCTGGGAGTTTCACATCAGGCGATCGACGATATTGCACTAATGCGGGCATTGCCGAATATGACTGTGCTGGAACCTGCCAACCCTGCCGATTACGCGGATGCGGTGGTGGCGGCACTGGCGCATGACGGACCAGTCTACTTGCGCTTATATCGAGCAACAAAACAAGATTTACGTCCCGACAACTTCCCTTCTCTGCAGATCGGTAAAGTCAGATGTCTTCATCAGGGGAGCGACGCCGCAATTTTTGCCACAGGCCTGATGATTGAACAAGCGTTGCAAGCCGCACGGGATTTAAAGCAGCAAGGTATCAGCATCAGTGTTATTGATTGCGCGAGCATCAAGCCTCTTGATATTGGAGGTGTTCTCAACGTGATCAGGCAAAGCAAAATCATTGTCACTGCGGAGAACCACACCGTCGTTGGCGGGCTTGGGTCAGCCATTGCCGAGGTAATGGCTGACAACAATATCGCGCGACCATTCTTTCGCATCGGTGTTCAGGATTGTTTCGCTGAAGGTGGAAGCCGGGATTTTCTTTTTGAAAAATATGGACTGACCGCAGACGACATCACGTCGAAGATCAAACAGGCCATGGCGTCATGA
- a CDS encoding transketolase produces the protein MKTGNRTKLSELQAIAKTIRKDVIRMVARHGQGYVQQGLGATDLFTHLFFQELRFDSNNPEWPDRDRFILSTAHNTAVYYGTLARAGLIALEMLEDYCLDGSVLEINASERLKPLIECTCGSLGQGLSVAAGLAMGAKLQQRNSNIYLMLGDGELEEGQVWEAAMFAATHNLSNLIMIIDLNYMQVEGDARDVAAIDPVDTKLENFGWHTMVIDGHDFDAMFASFEAAKANKERPSCIIAHTIPGKGVPFLEGRKSHNMVLPKDAAVEALGWLEAGHD, from the coding sequence ATGAAAACAGGTAACAGAACAAAACTGAGTGAGTTACAAGCCATCGCTAAAACCATACGCAAGGATGTAATCCGCATGGTTGCACGCCATGGTCAAGGCTATGTTCAGCAAGGTCTTGGAGCAACAGATCTGTTCACCCATCTCTTTTTTCAGGAACTCCGTTTCGACAGCAATAATCCTGAATGGCCAGACCGAGACCGGTTCATACTGTCAACGGCACATAACACAGCAGTTTATTACGGCACCCTCGCCAGAGCTGGATTGATTGCTCTGGAGATGCTGGAAGATTACTGCCTTGACGGATCTGTGCTGGAAATCAACGCTTCCGAGCGGTTGAAGCCACTGATTGAATGCACTTGTGGATCACTTGGGCAGGGTTTGTCCGTTGCCGCAGGGCTGGCAATGGGCGCCAAGCTTCAACAGAGGAACTCAAACATCTATTTGATGCTTGGTGACGGCGAGTTGGAAGAGGGCCAGGTATGGGAAGCGGCTATGTTTGCAGCTACGCACAACCTCTCAAATCTGATCATGATTATCGATCTAAACTACATGCAGGTTGAAGGGGACGCGCGTGATGTTGCAGCAATAGATCCAGTTGACACCAAGCTCGAAAATTTTGGGTGGCATACAATGGTTATCGATGGGCATGATTTCGATGCGATGTTTGCCAGTTTCGAAGCGGCCAAGGCTAACAAGGAACGTCCATCCTGCATTATTGCCCATACCATACCGGGAAAGGGTGTACCCTTTCTTGAAGGCCGGAAGAGTCACAATATGGTGTTGCCGAAGGACGCTGCTGTTGAAGCCCTTGGCTGGCTGGAGGCAGGCCATGACTGA
- a CDS encoding LacI family DNA-binding transcriptional regulator: protein MPPKLHHKPVTIRDVARIAGVSPITASRALSKSHLVKPATRKKVEAAAIELNFISNAAAGSLSNRRSNMVGIIVPTLSNSIFADTIQSITSSLMPEGFQVLIGSNEYCLQREEDIIRTFISHRADALILTGHTHTKAAEELIAQYRIPTVEIWNISDKSNHICVGMSNYQASFEMTSFLISRGYKNIGYIGGILENNDRSQDRLRGYKAAIQKHGWPFDPSITREATYEFASGAAAMKSLLTKGHGLDCVFASSDIIAFGALMECQRNDIKIPDDVALAGFDNTSIGAIHKPALTTISVPRQRIGLKAAEIAIRLIKGENDINRINDVGFDLKVRDTA from the coding sequence GTGCCACCAAAATTGCATCACAAGCCGGTTACTATTCGTGATGTAGCACGAATTGCCGGCGTTTCGCCGATCACCGCGTCCCGTGCCCTAAGCAAGTCGCATCTGGTCAAACCTGCCACACGAAAAAAAGTCGAAGCGGCGGCTATTGAACTTAACTTTATCAGCAATGCTGCTGCTGGCAGCCTGTCAAACCGCCGCAGCAATATGGTTGGCATCATCGTGCCAACGCTATCCAATTCAATCTTTGCCGACACAATTCAGTCTATCACCAGCAGCCTGATGCCCGAAGGTTTTCAGGTTTTGATTGGTAGCAATGAATATTGCCTGCAACGAGAAGAAGACATTATCCGCACCTTTATTTCTCACCGTGCTGATGCACTGATACTGACTGGCCACACACATACCAAAGCGGCAGAAGAACTGATTGCTCAATATCGGATACCAACAGTTGAGATCTGGAATATATCAGACAAAAGCAACCATATCTGTGTGGGCATGTCGAATTATCAAGCATCATTTGAAATGACATCGTTCCTGATTTCGCGTGGATATAAGAACATCGGCTATATTGGCGGAATTCTAGAGAACAATGACAGATCCCAAGACCGTTTGCGCGGCTACAAGGCAGCAATTCAAAAGCATGGCTGGCCATTTGATCCCTCAATAACACGCGAAGCGACGTATGAGTTTGCCAGTGGCGCAGCAGCGATGAAAAGCTTGCTGACCAAAGGACATGGCCTTGACTGTGTTTTTGCTTCGTCGGATATCATCGCGTTTGGTGCACTCATGGAATGCCAGCGTAACGATATCAAAATACCAGATGACGTCGCGCTGGCAGGCTTTGACAATACCTCCATAGGCGCAATTCACAAGCCTGCACTGACAACTATTTCGGTACCGCGCCAACGTATTGGCCTGAAAGCCGCCGAGATTGCCATCCGCCTTATAAAAGGTGAAAATGACATCAACCGAATTAATGATGTCGGGTTTGACTTGAAAGTCCGTGATACCGCATGA
- a CDS encoding GMC family oxidoreductase: MQSTVLQKLSNMEHNYDFIIVGAGSAGCLIANRLSANPDHKVLLLEAGGSDRRFWSRLPIGYYKTIYNQAFSRVFETEPCEGSGGRAIKWPRGRIIGGSSSINGLIFIRGQREDFDDWQALGATGWDFQTVLPFFRKLEGYKGGESQFRGSFGELKVDDLRLQHPACEAWLKAAIEWGLPEIDDFNGSQSLGAGRYQLTLDGRWRSSSARAFLHPVAHRDNLTVISDTLVEKITFSGNRATGIIARRNGVQEVYQARKIVVSAGALQSPQILQLSGIGPAELLRKHNISVIHRSDEVGQNLQDHYQMRTIVQMRNGMSLNTDSRNPLKMALHGLKWLKDGSGILSVGAGQVGAGACTKYAKNGRPDVQLLVMPLSVDKPGEPLHDYPGFTATVWQCHPKSRGSVEIRSTDPTESPKIQPNYMSDKHDQKVMVEGVKIMREIYHMSAFRGLWDTEIVPGSDVDNDEKILNYIRNNGGTVFHPVGTCRMGADSSAVVDPELRVNGVEGLYVADASVMPKITSANTNAPSLMIGEKAAHHILQHCTQ, encoded by the coding sequence ATGCAATCAACTGTGCTACAAAAGTTGAGTAATATGGAACACAATTACGATTTTATTATTGTTGGCGCAGGTTCAGCAGGCTGCCTCATTGCCAATAGATTATCCGCAAATCCCGATCACAAAGTTCTTCTGTTAGAGGCCGGCGGTTCCGACCGCAGATTTTGGTCTCGCCTGCCAATTGGGTACTACAAAACAATATATAATCAGGCATTTTCACGCGTTTTCGAAACAGAGCCATGCGAGGGTAGCGGTGGTCGGGCCATAAAATGGCCTCGTGGACGCATCATCGGTGGATCAAGCAGCATAAACGGCCTAATCTTTATCCGGGGTCAGAGAGAGGACTTTGACGACTGGCAAGCACTGGGCGCAACAGGTTGGGACTTTCAGACGGTTCTACCCTTTTTCAGAAAACTGGAGGGGTATAAGGGTGGCGAGAGTCAGTTCAGGGGCAGTTTTGGCGAACTCAAGGTTGACGATCTTCGTCTGCAGCACCCCGCCTGTGAGGCGTGGCTAAAGGCAGCGATTGAATGGGGTCTACCCGAAATTGACGATTTCAACGGCAGTCAGTCGCTTGGTGCCGGCAGGTACCAACTCACGCTTGATGGACGATGGCGGTCGAGCTCGGCGCGCGCTTTCCTGCACCCTGTTGCCCACCGCGATAATCTGACTGTTATTTCTGATACACTGGTAGAAAAGATCACTTTTTCGGGTAACCGCGCAACCGGCATCATTGCCCGGCGCAACGGTGTTCAAGAAGTCTATCAAGCGAGAAAAATCGTTGTCAGTGCGGGCGCCCTGCAATCACCACAGATCTTGCAGTTGTCTGGCATTGGTCCTGCCGAATTGCTTCGCAAGCACAATATCTCTGTTATTCATCGGTCAGATGAGGTGGGCCAGAACCTTCAGGATCACTATCAAATGCGAACAATCGTCCAAATGCGAAACGGGATGTCATTGAACACAGACAGCCGTAATCCGCTAAAAATGGCCCTTCATGGTCTGAAGTGGCTGAAGGACGGATCTGGAATTTTGTCAGTTGGTGCCGGCCAGGTTGGTGCCGGTGCCTGCACAAAATATGCTAAAAACGGCCGCCCTGATGTGCAACTTCTTGTCATGCCTCTTTCCGTCGACAAACCAGGCGAACCCTTGCATGACTATCCCGGCTTCACCGCAACCGTATGGCAATGTCATCCAAAGTCTCGGGGGTCTGTTGAAATCCGGTCAACAGACCCAACCGAGAGCCCCAAAATACAACCAAACTACATGTCTGACAAACATGATCAAAAAGTTATGGTTGAAGGCGTCAAAATCATGCGGGAAATTTATCACATGTCTGCTTTTCGGGGTTTGTGGGATACCGAAATTGTCCCCGGTAGCGATGTTGATAACGATGAGAAGATTCTAAATTACATCCGTAACAACGGAGGTACAGTTTTCCATCCTGTGGGGACATGCCGTATGGGGGCAGATTCCAGCGCAGTGGTCGATCCAGAATTGCGCGTCAATGGAGTTGAGGGGCTATATGTCGCAGACGCCTCAGTTATGCCAAAGATTACATCGGCCAACACAAATGCACCTTCACTCATGATTGGTGAAAAAGCCGCCCATCATATTCTGCAACATTGCACTCAATAA
- a CDS encoding mandelate racemase/muconate lactonizing enzyme family protein, with protein MEMKKKNVDEEGALSVAVRQLSGQTQEIKHVEAILLRAKIEVPVRTSFGTMNDRPALLVRVTDADGCVGHGEIWCNFPSHGAEYKAALLVNEFAHWLKGRCFSSPTEIFDGLNDAFKVLALQTADPGTVSQVIAGVDQALWDLVARRQGVRLCELFGSPGKSVKAYASGIHPKEASDRAGLARDCGFRAFKVKVGFGGDIDQKGLVAARDVIGDDNRLMIDANQAWLSPEQAADNINTLRRFNLAWVEEPLRASARQKEWRSMAEMIDVPLAGGENLPTLDKVDAYWRKKLFSFIQPDIGKIGGFTGLLRIFGNPATAHPLTDGVYCPHWLGGMIGLAASAHMLTIVGDAGFLEIDVNENPIRESLAGWDLNPAEDGRIHLPTGDGIGIVPDLSRMMEKGVDVTIMSG; from the coding sequence ATGGAAATGAAAAAAAAGAATGTTGATGAAGAGGGTGCGCTTAGCGTTGCAGTAAGGCAACTATCTGGCCAAACTCAGGAAATCAAGCATGTTGAGGCTATTCTTTTACGAGCAAAGATTGAAGTCCCGGTGCGAACATCATTTGGCACCATGAACGACCGTCCAGCATTGCTTGTGCGGGTCACCGACGCAGATGGTTGTGTCGGGCATGGAGAGATATGGTGCAATTTTCCATCACATGGCGCTGAATACAAGGCTGCCCTGTTGGTCAATGAATTTGCGCACTGGCTTAAGGGACGGTGTTTCAGTTCCCCAACAGAAATATTTGATGGGTTAAACGATGCCTTTAAGGTGTTAGCTTTGCAGACTGCCGACCCCGGCACGGTGTCGCAGGTAATTGCTGGCGTGGATCAGGCCTTATGGGATCTGGTTGCGCGCCGTCAAGGGGTAAGACTTTGTGAGTTATTTGGCTCGCCAGGCAAATCTGTAAAGGCCTACGCTAGCGGAATTCATCCCAAAGAAGCAAGCGATCGTGCCGGGCTTGCCCGAGATTGTGGGTTTAGGGCGTTTAAGGTTAAAGTAGGGTTTGGTGGGGATATTGACCAAAAAGGCTTGGTTGCCGCCCGAGATGTTATTGGTGACGATAACCGGTTAATGATCGATGCCAATCAGGCTTGGCTGTCGCCAGAGCAGGCCGCCGATAACATTAATACGTTGCGTCGGTTCAATTTGGCATGGGTTGAGGAGCCGCTGCGTGCCAGCGCCAGGCAAAAAGAGTGGCGGTCCATGGCTGAAATGATTGATGTGCCACTTGCAGGTGGAGAAAATTTGCCGACATTGGATAAAGTTGACGCCTATTGGCGAAAAAAACTGTTTTCCTTCATTCAGCCAGATATCGGAAAAATTGGCGGTTTCACCGGATTGCTTCGCATCTTTGGCAATCCTGCCACTGCCCATCCCCTAACGGATGGTGTGTATTGTCCGCACTGGTTGGGTGGAATGATCGGTCTTGCTGCATCGGCACATATGTTGACTATTGTCGGCGATGCTGGTTTTCTTGAGATAGATGTGAATGAAAACCCGATCAGGGAAAGTTTGGCGGGTTGGGATCTGAATCCAGCGGAGGACGGGCGCATACACCTGCCAACGGGCGATGGTATCGGTATTGTTCCGGATTTGTCCAGGATGATGGAAAAAGGTGTTGATGTTACGATAATGTCGGGATGA
- a CDS encoding TRAP transporter small permease has product MTWAIRFLSAINGVQLGVFRWGAMLLVLAIAAIVSAGVFFRYALNDSLSWSEELAKYAMLWLVFLGAPIALRLGAHPNIEVVISRFPSRMTRLILTIMHLAVCLFCAFLAIKSHDFAWNGRTQVAISVGDISMYWFFVSIPLGMASMALVSLQQFLEDASSLFKNSRLEQDAFVAKHKPVLEEF; this is encoded by the coding sequence ATGACTTGGGCAATCAGATTTTTGTCAGCAATCAATGGGGTTCAACTGGGTGTGTTTCGGTGGGGGGCGATGTTACTTGTGCTGGCGATCGCAGCTATTGTGTCGGCTGGTGTGTTCTTTCGATATGCTCTTAATGATAGTCTGTCATGGTCAGAAGAACTGGCCAAATATGCAATGTTGTGGCTGGTGTTCCTTGGTGCACCGATTGCGCTACGCCTTGGCGCTCACCCGAATATAGAGGTCGTCATTTCGAGATTCCCGTCACGGATGACTCGGCTCATACTGACTATCATGCATTTGGCGGTATGTCTGTTTTGTGCCTTCCTTGCCATTAAAAGTCACGATTTCGCTTGGAATGGACGAACGCAGGTTGCCATTTCGGTAGGCGATATCTCGATGTATTGGTTTTTCGTCTCAATACCTTTGGGGATGGCTAGCATGGCACTCGTGTCCCTGCAGCAATTTTTAGAAGACGCATCCTCTCTTTTTAAAAATAGCAGGTTAGAACAGGATGCTTTCGTGGCTAAACACAAGCCGGTTCTTGAAGAGTTTTAA
- a CDS encoding TRAP transporter large permease, whose product MPVTFIWILLGLISVGMPIVFALGAAPMLGLILADKEAFLAIIAQKLYIGINQFPLLAIPMFILAGEIMNVGGITERLVYFARVLVGHLRGGLAHVNVISSILFAGLSGSAVADTSALGSMLIPAMEKQGYSRKFSAAVTAASSVIGPIIPPSIIMVVYAYIMEISVAALFLAGIVPGLLTGAGLMMMVSIIARRRKYPVADSFPGMRVAVRAGLDAFWPLLTPIIIMGGILSGVFTPTEAAGAAVVYAVILCAFMKSLPLTRVKNMLFRTAVSSSVILLAVGMASVFAWIATLSGVPKILTAFLFEYTDNKYVVLLLINLLLVIVGMFLDAGPAILVLGPILTPTAIAVGVDPLHFAIIMCVNLTIGLATPPMGLILFVASAVSRERIESVVSEMVPFYIVHIAIIILVTYVPAISMTVPKLLGFG is encoded by the coding sequence ATTCCTGTCACTTTTATTTGGATCTTGCTTGGCCTGATCAGTGTCGGAATGCCGATTGTCTTTGCGCTTGGAGCAGCTCCGATGCTGGGCTTGATTCTGGCTGACAAAGAAGCCTTCCTGGCGATTATAGCGCAGAAATTGTACATTGGGATTAATCAATTTCCCCTTCTCGCGATACCAATGTTTATCCTTGCAGGGGAGATCATGAATGTTGGCGGAATCACTGAGCGCCTGGTCTATTTTGCAAGGGTTCTGGTGGGGCATCTGCGAGGGGGGCTGGCACATGTTAATGTTATCTCGTCAATTTTGTTTGCCGGTCTGAGTGGATCTGCAGTTGCTGACACGTCGGCTCTTGGCTCAATGCTTATACCAGCGATGGAAAAACAGGGGTATTCGCGTAAATTTTCTGCTGCCGTGACAGCAGCATCGTCAGTGATCGGGCCGATCATACCGCCAAGCATCATCATGGTTGTTTATGCCTACATCATGGAAATATCAGTTGCCGCGTTGTTCCTTGCTGGTATCGTGCCGGGCTTGCTGACCGGGGCTGGGCTGATGATGATGGTGTCAATCATTGCGCGCCGCCGCAAATATCCGGTTGCTGACAGTTTCCCGGGAATGCGCGTTGCTGTTCGCGCTGGCCTTGATGCCTTCTGGCCACTTCTGACGCCAATTATCATCATGGGTGGTATTCTGTCTGGTGTCTTTACCCCGACTGAGGCAGCCGGTGCTGCTGTGGTCTATGCCGTTATATTATGCGCATTCATGAAAAGTCTGCCATTGACCAGGGTAAAAAACATGCTGTTTCGTACAGCGGTATCATCCAGCGTGATATTGTTGGCGGTTGGTATGGCCAGTGTATTCGCTTGGATCGCCACCCTCTCCGGCGTGCCAAAGATCCTGACGGCCTTTTTGTTTGAATACACTGACAACAAATATGTCGTTTTGTTGCTGATTAATCTGCTGCTCGTGATTGTAGGTATGTTTCTTGACGCTGGCCCGGCGATACTGGTCCTTGGGCCAATCTTAACCCCGACGGCAATTGCTGTTGGGGTTGATCCTCTGCATTTCGCCATCATTATGTGCGTGAATCTGACGATCGGTCTAGCCACGCCCCCAATGGGACTGATTCTGTTTGTGGCGTCAGCTGTCAGCCGTGAGAGGATTGAGTCCGTGGTATCGGAGATGGTGCCCTTTTACATCGTTCATATCGCTATTATCATTCTTGTCACATATGTGCCTGCGATTTCCATGACGGTGCCAAAGCTTCTGGGATTTGGTTAG
- the dctP gene encoding TRAP transporter substrate-binding protein DctP, producing the protein MKSLIRNIIVASIVATCLPVASFAAEFTLKYGHVGPVTSDDQVPGEFLKSFLESRSNGRIAVEIYPGAQLGNFRDMIEQVQLNTLELTHTTVGGIASFWPELQVTDIPYMMNGDSIAERISQSPFFDEVREEILKTTGNVRLVAVGNTGRWRNFFTTNKLIKSAADMKGVKMRTINSPLQIEFIKALGGNPTPVAWGELYTSLQTGVVEGTKNAATDIIPTKMYEAVKYVTLDEHAYLFAFWWMSDAWLQSLPADLQDLVIDGVQQASMIQSDWNKEYDARALKEFVGFGGEIYVPSPEEKATFVEARDKMKVWFANKYGDTWLKKFEKAVADAEADVADRNKRVIGR; encoded by the coding sequence ATGAAATCTCTTATCCGCAACATAATCGTAGCAAGTATTGTGGCCACTTGTCTGCCTGTGGCCTCATTTGCGGCTGAATTCACATTAAAATACGGCCATGTGGGTCCAGTAACTTCAGATGACCAGGTGCCTGGTGAATTTCTGAAGTCATTCCTTGAGAGCCGTTCTAATGGGCGTATTGCTGTTGAAATCTATCCTGGCGCTCAGCTTGGAAACTTCCGCGATATGATCGAACAGGTGCAATTGAACACACTGGAGCTTACGCATACAACGGTTGGTGGCATTGCCAGCTTCTGGCCTGAACTTCAGGTAACAGATATCCCTTATATGATGAACGGGGATTCGATTGCCGAGCGTATTTCACAGAGCCCATTCTTTGATGAAGTGCGTGAAGAGATTTTGAAAACGACTGGAAATGTGCGCCTTGTTGCTGTTGGCAACACTGGCCGTTGGCGGAATTTCTTTACCACTAATAAACTGATCAAGTCTGCCGCCGACATGAAGGGCGTTAAGATGAGAACCATCAACTCACCATTGCAGATCGAATTTATTAAGGCGCTTGGCGGCAACCCCACGCCAGTTGCCTGGGGTGAGCTGTATACGTCTTTGCAAACAGGTGTTGTTGAGGGGACAAAGAATGCGGCAACCGATATCATTCCGACAAAGATGTATGAGGCTGTGAAATATGTAACGCTTGATGAGCATGCGTATCTCTTTGCCTTCTGGTGGATGTCAGACGCTTGGCTCCAGAGCTTGCCTGCCGATCTGCAGGATCTGGTGATTGACGGCGTACAGCAGGCGTCAATGATTCAGTCTGACTGGAACAAGGAATATGACGCCCGTGCACTCAAGGAGTTTGTTGGTTTTGGTGGTGAAATTTATGTGCCATCGCCAGAGGAAAAAGCAACCTTTGTAGAGGCGCGCGATAAAATGAAAGTTTGGTTCGCTAACAAATACGGTGACACATGGCTGAAGAAATTCGAGAAAGCTGTTGCTGATGCCGAAGCTGATGTTGCCGACAGGAACAAGCGTGTTATCGGCCGTTAA